A single region of the Blattabacterium cuenoti genome encodes:
- the alaS gene encoding alanine--tRNA ligase, with translation MKYQLIRETFLSFFKNKKHRVISSFPICSKNDPTIFFINAGMNPFKDYFLGNIQPMNSRIVNIQKCLRVTGKHNDLENVGYDNYHHTMFEMLGNWSFGDYSRKETIEWAWELLIKVYQIPKKNIYVSIFIGDKKEGLSMDKETLKYWKALLSDNNILFFGKKENFWEMGDTGPCGPCTEIHIDLRNDKEQKKLSGKYLINKKHPQVIEIWNLVFIEFLRKSDGKLEKLSTKHVDTGMGLERLCMVLQEKFSSYETDIFFPIIQDIKESLGNVYKEDFNQKISIRIIADHLRAVVFSISDGQLPSNNGAGYVIKKILRRAIFYSNRFLYQKKPFIYQFVNSLVREMKSSFPELENKKKYIQNVIKEEEMSFLKIIEKGSKKMKHIIIKTKEKNEKIIDGKTIFQLYDTYGFPIKLSKMLIEKNDLFFDEKLLNKKLLEQKKRSKKESNTIMNTDWIKVHNHQFIKENLVGFVGYEMIECDILIIKYRKVENKSDKTHYYELVFSKTPFYPEGGGQLGDTGYIKSKLDQILVFNTKKENSIIIHSVKKLPLDVYSSFKAIVNKNRREEIEKNHTSTHLLHFSLKKILGNHIQQKGSYVGDDYIRFDFSHNKKITIKELHKIENLVQELIFSDLFMQEKKYTSLQEAKKNAFFSETFEDKYKQEVRVITFGNSSELCIGTHVKNTGLIQVFEIISESSISYGIRRIKAITSKKAILHLKSVHDKYQDLKSMMRGSPTKNFIFLQESNKKLKKEISKIHSQQIKILKKEYFLKAILLSSSIKYICDIDFLQEKELDMNIIKKIVLDLRHEISNLFFIIGFIKNRNPIIFISISDSIIKNNNVHAHKIISTMADNIHGKYWGKSFFATAIGTKKDGLRLVLKETINIKNRLINN, from the coding sequence ATGAAATATCAATTGATTAGAGAAACTTTTCTAAGTTTTTTTAAAAATAAAAAACATAGAGTTATTTCTTCTTTTCCTATTTGTTCAAAAAATGATCCTACTATTTTTTTTATAAATGCAGGAATGAATCCTTTTAAAGATTATTTTTTAGGGAATATTCAACCAATGAATTCAAGAATTGTTAATATTCAAAAATGTCTTAGAGTAACAGGAAAACACAATGATTTAGAAAATGTGGGATATGATAATTATCATCACACCATGTTCGAAATGTTGGGGAATTGGTCTTTTGGAGATTATTCAAGAAAAGAAACGATAGAATGGGCTTGGGAATTATTAATAAAAGTGTATCAGATACCAAAAAAAAATATTTATGTATCCATTTTTATTGGAGATAAAAAAGAAGGATTATCTATGGATAAAGAAACCTTAAAATATTGGAAAGCTTTATTAAGCGATAATAATATACTTTTTTTTGGTAAAAAAGAAAATTTTTGGGAAATGGGGGATACAGGTCCTTGTGGCCCTTGTACTGAAATTCACATTGATTTACGTAATGATAAAGAACAAAAAAAATTATCTGGAAAATATCTTATTAATAAAAAACATCCTCAAGTAATAGAAATTTGGAATCTTGTTTTTATAGAGTTTTTACGTAAATCAGATGGAAAATTAGAAAAACTTTCTACAAAACATGTAGATACAGGTATGGGATTGGAGAGATTATGTATGGTATTGCAAGAAAAATTTTCCAGCTACGAAACTGATATTTTTTTTCCCATTATTCAAGATATAAAAGAATCGTTGGGGAATGTTTATAAAGAAGATTTTAATCAAAAAATATCCATTCGTATTATAGCAGATCACTTAAGAGCTGTTGTTTTTTCTATTTCTGATGGACAATTACCATCTAATAATGGAGCTGGTTATGTTATAAAAAAAATATTAAGAAGAGCTATTTTTTATTCTAATCGTTTTTTATATCAGAAAAAACCTTTTATTTATCAATTTGTAAATTCTTTAGTAAGAGAAATGAAAAGTTCTTTTCCAGAATTGGAAAATAAAAAAAAATACATACAAAATGTTATTAAAGAAGAAGAAATGTCTTTTTTAAAAATTATTGAAAAAGGAAGTAAAAAAATGAAACATATCATCATAAAAACTAAAGAAAAAAATGAAAAAATTATTGATGGGAAAACTATTTTTCAATTATACGATACTTATGGGTTCCCTATAAAATTATCTAAAATGTTAATTGAAAAAAATGATTTATTTTTTGATGAAAAATTACTTAATAAAAAATTATTAGAACAAAAAAAAAGATCTAAAAAAGAAAGTAATACAATAATGAATACTGATTGGATAAAAGTACATAATCATCAATTTATTAAAGAAAATTTGGTAGGATTTGTAGGGTATGAAATGATAGAATGTGATATTTTAATCATAAAATATAGAAAAGTAGAAAATAAATCAGATAAAACTCATTATTATGAATTAGTTTTTTCGAAAACTCCTTTTTATCCTGAAGGAGGAGGACAGTTGGGGGATACAGGTTATATAAAAAGTAAATTGGATCAAATTTTAGTTTTTAATACTAAAAAAGAAAATTCTATTATTATACATTCTGTTAAAAAATTACCTTTGGATGTTTATTCTTCTTTTAAAGCTATAGTAAATAAAAATAGAAGAGAAGAAATTGAAAAAAATCATACTTCTACTCATTTATTGCATTTTTCTTTGAAAAAAATTCTAGGAAATCATATTCAACAAAAAGGTTCTTATGTAGGAGATGATTATATAAGATTTGATTTTTCTCATAATAAAAAAATAACGATTAAAGAATTGCATAAAATAGAAAACTTAGTTCAAGAGCTAATTTTTTCAGATCTTTTTATGCAAGAAAAAAAATATACTTCTTTACAAGAAGCTAAAAAAAATGCTTTTTTTAGTGAAACGTTTGAAGATAAATATAAACAAGAAGTAAGAGTCATTACTTTTGGGAATTCTTCTGAATTATGCATAGGAACACATGTAAAAAATACTGGATTAATTCAAGTTTTTGAAATAATATCAGAATCTTCTATTTCATATGGAATACGAAGAATTAAGGCTATTACTTCAAAAAAAGCAATACTACATTTAAAATCGGTTCATGATAAATATCAAGATTTAAAAAGTATGATGAGAGGATCTCCTACAAAAAATTTTATTTTTTTACAAGAGTCTAATAAAAAATTAAAAAAAGAAATATCAAAAATACATTCACAGCAAATTAAAATTTTAAAAAAAGAATATTTTTTAAAAGCGATTCTACTGTCATCTTCTATAAAATATATATGTGATATTGATTTTTTGCAAGAAAAAGAATTAGATATGAATATTATTAAAAAAATAGTTTTGGATTTAAGACATGAAATATCTAATTTGTTTTTTATTATAGGATTTATAAAAAATAGAAATCCAATTATTTTTATATCTATTTCAGATTCTATCATTAAAAATAATAATGTTCATGCTCATAAAATAATATCTACAATGGCGGACAATATACATGGAAAATATTGGGGGAAATCTTTTTTCGCTACAGCTATAGGGACTAAAAAAGATGGACTTAGATTAGTTTTAAAAGAGACAATAAATATAAAAAATCGTTTAATAAATAATTAA
- a CDS encoding 2-oxoglutarate dehydrogenase E1 component has protein sequence MSDQYSFLNTIHFKYLEFLYKKYKENPNLIEPSWSAFFHGFDFGEKNYKKESINTDKERYKEFLEQKNENIHTEFLVYNLIHAYRSRGHFFTKTNPIRKRRKHFPSLDLKNFGLSEKELDTYFESGKLIGIGNTSLRNIINYLKNIYCGSIGIEYMYISNPRKIQWIEKWFQKEKLQFSTEEKKFFLKKLNEAVAFENFVHTKFIGQKRFSIEGNESTLPALEEMIEYTSNKYLTEDIIIGMSHRGRLNLLSNFFKKNYSQIFSEFQGKEYKEKIFSGDVKYHLGFSKIRKTRKGRYIKINLVPNPSHLESVDAIVEGITRAKIDIIYNNNINSEKVIPVLIHGDAALSGQGIVYEVLQLSKLKGYKTGGTIHIVINNQIGFTTNYTEGRSSIYCTDIAKIVLAPVLHVNADDVESVIKAIHFAVDFRMRYHEDVFIDLLGYRKYGHNEGDEPRFTQPSLYKAISKHPNSYHLYKKKLEGIINKNDIMSMEKEYEKILNGGYDEAKNIKWNILNSFLEEEWKNFPIVYNNEEIFKKVDTRFPIDKIIKISNTIFTLPKKKNFFKKTEYIFQQRLEMIRKKLVDWSMAELLAYGTLLDEGVHIRLSGEDVARGTFSQRHSVIKTEEEEEIILLNNIGKGHIKIYNSPLSEYGVLGFDYGYAMYSPYVLTLWEAQFGDFGNGGQIIIDQYISSGENKWKISNGIVLLLPHGYEGQGPEHSSARVERYLQLCANNNLFVVNCTTPANFYHLLRRQMKLKYRKPLIIFTPKSLLRNTKCLSTIEDLSEGFFQEIFDDTYVMDVNKITRLIFCSGKIYYDLLNKKETLQDDKTALIRIEQIYPLKIKKIQYLLNKYKNKKEIFWVQEEPENMGLWSFILRKLGDIISFRLIAPYECSSPSTGSYPDFLKIQNKILEKAFL, from the coding sequence ATGAGTGATCAATATTCTTTTCTAAATACCATTCATTTTAAATATTTAGAATTTTTATACAAAAAGTATAAAGAAAATCCTAATTTAATAGAGCCAAGTTGGAGCGCTTTTTTTCATGGATTTGATTTTGGAGAAAAAAACTATAAAAAGGAATCAATTAATACGGATAAGGAACGTTATAAAGAATTTTTAGAACAAAAAAATGAAAATATACATACAGAGTTTTTAGTATATAATTTAATTCATGCTTATAGAAGTAGAGGTCATTTTTTTACTAAAACAAATCCTATACGAAAAAGAAGAAAACATTTTCCTTCTTTAGATCTGAAAAATTTTGGATTATCTGAAAAAGAACTTGATACTTATTTTGAATCTGGAAAATTAATTGGTATTGGAAATACTTCATTAAGAAATATAATTAATTATTTAAAAAATATTTATTGTGGATCTATAGGAATAGAATATATGTATATTTCTAATCCTAGAAAAATTCAATGGATAGAAAAATGGTTTCAAAAAGAAAAATTACAATTTTCTACAGAAGAAAAAAAATTTTTTTTAAAAAAATTAAATGAAGCAGTCGCATTTGAAAATTTTGTTCATACAAAATTTATAGGGCAAAAAAGGTTTTCTATAGAAGGGAATGAGTCTACTTTACCTGCATTGGAAGAAATGATAGAATATACATCCAATAAATATTTAACCGAAGATATTATAATTGGGATGTCGCATAGAGGACGTTTAAATCTTCTTTCTAATTTTTTTAAAAAAAATTATTCTCAAATATTTAGTGAATTTCAAGGTAAAGAGTATAAAGAAAAAATTTTTTCTGGTGATGTTAAATATCATTTAGGATTTTCAAAAATAAGAAAGACTCGTAAAGGACGATATATAAAAATAAATTTAGTTCCTAATCCCTCTCATTTAGAATCCGTAGATGCCATTGTAGAAGGAATTACACGAGCAAAAATAGATATTATTTATAATAATAATATTAATTCTGAAAAAGTTATTCCTGTTCTCATTCACGGAGATGCTGCATTATCCGGTCAGGGAATTGTCTATGAAGTTCTTCAATTATCTAAATTAAAAGGATATAAAACTGGAGGAACAATTCATATCGTAATTAATAATCAAATAGGATTTACCACAAATTATACTGAAGGACGTTCTAGCATTTATTGTACTGATATAGCAAAAATAGTGTTAGCTCCAGTATTACATGTTAATGCAGATGATGTAGAATCTGTTATAAAAGCTATTCATTTTGCTGTAGATTTTAGAATGCGTTATCATGAAGATGTTTTCATAGATTTACTAGGATATAGAAAATATGGACATAATGAAGGAGATGAACCTAGATTTACTCAACCATCTTTATATAAAGCTATTTCAAAGCATCCTAATTCTTATCATTTATACAAAAAAAAATTAGAAGGTATTATTAATAAAAATGATATAATGAGCATGGAAAAAGAATATGAAAAGATTCTTAATGGAGGATATGATGAAGCAAAAAATATTAAATGGAATATTTTGAATTCTTTTTTAGAAGAAGAATGGAAAAATTTTCCTATAGTATATAATAATGAAGAAATTTTTAAAAAAGTAGATACACGATTTCCAATAGATAAAATTATAAAAATATCCAATACTATTTTTACTCTTCCAAAGAAAAAAAATTTTTTTAAAAAAACGGAATACATTTTTCAACAAAGATTGGAAATGATTAGAAAAAAATTGGTAGATTGGAGTATGGCTGAATTATTAGCTTATGGAACACTTTTAGATGAAGGAGTTCATATTCGTTTATCAGGAGAAGATGTGGCTAGAGGTACATTTTCTCAACGTCATTCTGTTATAAAAACGGAAGAAGAAGAAGAAATTATTCTTCTAAATAATATAGGGAAAGGGCATATTAAAATTTATAATTCTCCTCTTTCGGAATATGGAGTTTTGGGCTTTGATTATGGATATGCAATGTATTCTCCTTATGTTTTAACTTTGTGGGAAGCTCAATTTGGAGATTTTGGGAATGGAGGACAAATTATAATAGATCAATATATTTCCTCTGGAGAAAATAAATGGAAAATTAGTAATGGAATTGTATTATTACTACCTCATGGATATGAAGGACAAGGACCGGAACATTCTTCTGCACGTGTTGAACGTTATCTACAACTTTGTGCTAATAATAATTTATTTGTAGTAAATTGTACAACTCCAGCTAATTTTTACCATCTTTTGAGGAGACAAATGAAGTTAAAGTATCGTAAACCTCTTATAATTTTTACTCCTAAAAGTTTACTTAGAAATACGAAATGTTTATCCACAATAGAAGACCTTTCTGAAGGATTTTTTCAAGAAATTTTTGATGATACTTATGTTATGGATGTTAATAAAATTACTAGATTAATTTTTTGTTCTGGTAAAATATATTATGATTTACTAAATAAAAAAGAAACCCTTCAAGATGATAAAACAGCATTGATTCGTATAGAACAGATTTATCCATTAAAAATAAAAAAAATTCAATACTTACTTAATAAGTATAAAAATAAAAAAGAAATTTTTTGGGTACAAGAAGAACCAGAAAATATGGGATTATGGAGTTTTATTTTAAGAAAATTAGGAGATATTATTTCATTTAGATTAATTGCTCCATATGAATGTTCTAGTCCATCTACAGGATCTTATCCAGATTTTTTAAAAATTCAAAATAAAATATTAGAAAAAGCTTTTCTTTGA
- the odhB gene encoding 2-oxoglutarate dehydrogenase complex dihydrolipoyllysine-residue succinyltransferase — MTIEVKVPSPGESITEVEVSTWMVKNGDSVFKGQTIAEIDSDKATLEISAEENGIITLMAKKGEKIRVGDVLCIIDTYQEDNKKTNKNKMEKNDFKNIKIPSPASKKILKEKNIPIESIKGTGKHGRITKADCIFLETKTSFPSMENTNKIPVYRSKTVTRLSSLRRKLSERLVFIKNETATLTTFNEVDMKEIFLIRKKYKEIFKDKHGVNLGFMSFFTLSCVRALQQYPDVNAMISGEEKINFEYCDISIAISGPKGLMVPVIRNAEHLSFRGIEQEINRLSTRVHNGNISIDEMIGGTFTITNGGIFGSMLSTPIINPPQSAILGMHKVMEKPVVINGTIEIRPMMYLALSYDHRIIDGRESVGFLVSVKESIENPIKFLMGGCDKNISKILEL, encoded by the coding sequence ATGACAATAGAGGTAAAAGTCCCTTCTCCAGGAGAATCAATTACAGAAGTGGAGGTTTCAACATGGATGGTTAAAAATGGAGATTCCGTTTTTAAAGGTCAAACAATAGCAGAAATAGATTCAGATAAAGCTACTTTAGAGATTTCTGCAGAAGAGAATGGAATAATAACCTTAATGGCAAAAAAAGGAGAAAAAATACGAGTTGGAGACGTTTTATGTATTATTGATACTTATCAAGAAGACAATAAAAAAACTAATAAAAACAAGATGGAGAAAAATGATTTTAAAAATATTAAAATCCCTTCTCCAGCTTCAAAAAAAATTTTAAAAGAAAAGAATATTCCTATAGAATCTATTAAAGGGACAGGAAAACATGGAAGAATTACAAAAGCAGATTGTATTTTTTTGGAAACTAAAACTTCTTTTCCATCTATGGAAAATACGAATAAAATACCCGTATATAGATCAAAAACCGTAACTCGTCTTTCTTCTCTTAGAAGAAAACTTTCTGAAAGATTAGTTTTTATAAAAAATGAAACAGCAACACTTACAACTTTCAATGAAGTTGATATGAAAGAAATTTTTCTTATAAGAAAAAAATATAAGGAAATATTTAAGGATAAACATGGAGTAAATTTGGGTTTTATGTCTTTTTTTACTCTTTCTTGTGTTAGAGCTTTGCAACAATATCCAGATGTTAATGCTATGATTAGTGGAGAAGAAAAAATTAATTTTGAATATTGTGATATTAGTATTGCTATCTCTGGACCTAAAGGGTTAATGGTTCCTGTCATTAGAAATGCAGAACATTTATCATTTCGTGGTATAGAACAGGAAATAAATAGATTATCTACACGTGTTCATAATGGTAATATATCTATAGATGAAATGATAGGAGGAACTTTTACTATTACTAATGGAGGAATTTTTGGATCTATGTTATCCACTCCAATTATAAATCCACCACAAAGTGCTATTTTAGGAATGCACAAAGTAATGGAAAAACCTGTAGTTATCAATGGAACTATTGAAATACGTCCTATGATGTATTTGGCTTTATCTTATGATCATAGAATCATTGATGGAAGAGAATCTGTTGGATTTTTAGTATCTGTAAAAGAATCTATAGAAAATCCAATAAAATTTTTAATGGGAGGATGTGATAAAAATATTTCTAAAATATTAGAATTATGA
- a CDS encoding type 1 periplasmic-binding domain-containing protein, with protein sequence MKMIKIFFITFSFIIFSFSKGKGIKNKECNIFNKKIHLITKNKEEETPPINIIFMLPLFFGSDEIEEEIHHDNKKLSENALSFYFGAKAAIDLFNKKQKVNIQIFDTKNEKIRIKNFMRSYDLSNTHAIIGPFFRSSLEEVAKNNKNIPIISPFTDSDSLNFYPNVIQSETKDIYLVEPILEKIKIIHNNQKEKIKTLYIFGEDPSKKITNFIKKKFLQWNLNFQILHFVKNFSNTIKNISFFAIFLGGNTFIEKEFIDLLKKKKKIIPFGIGYHDIFYKNISLFKEYQFLFTTKYFFNKNDEKKIKFFYFFKKKLGNNLNKYPFYGFDLTYDILYRLFENKNLFQTIDQKSFSGLVSKYKYHKIFDKGGYVNKGFWIIRL encoded by the coding sequence ATGAAAATGATAAAAATTTTTTTTATTACTTTTTCTTTTATTATTTTTTCTTTTTCGAAAGGAAAAGGAATAAAAAATAAAGAATGTAATATTTTTAATAAAAAAATTCATTTAATAACAAAAAATAAAGAAGAAGAAACTCCTCCCATTAATATAATTTTTATGTTACCTTTATTTTTTGGTTCCGACGAAATAGAAGAAGAAATTCATCATGATAATAAAAAATTGAGTGAGAATGCTTTATCCTTTTATTTTGGAGCTAAAGCAGCTATAGATTTATTTAATAAAAAACAAAAAGTAAATATTCAAATTTTTGATACTAAAAATGAAAAAATTAGGATAAAAAATTTTATGCGTTCATATGATTTATCAAATACTCATGCAATTATAGGACCTTTTTTTCGTTCTTCTTTGGAAGAAGTAGCTAAAAATAACAAAAATATACCTATAATTTCTCCATTTACAGATTCTGACTCTTTAAATTTTTATCCTAATGTAATTCAATCTGAAACAAAAGATATTTATCTTGTAGAACCTATTTTAGAAAAAATAAAAATTATTCATAATAATCAAAAAGAAAAAATAAAAACTTTATATATTTTTGGAGAAGATCCATCCAAAAAAATTACAAATTTTATAAAGAAAAAATTTCTTCAATGGAATCTTAATTTTCAAATTTTACATTTTGTAAAAAATTTTTCTAATACTATAAAAAATATTTCTTTTTTTGCAATTTTTTTAGGAGGAAATACTTTTATAGAAAAGGAATTTATAGACCTTCTTAAAAAAAAGAAAAAAATAATTCCTTTTGGAATAGGTTATCATGATATTTTTTATAAAAATATTTCCTTATTTAAGGAATATCAATTTTTATTTACAACAAAATATTTTTTTAATAAAAATGATGAAAAAAAAATAAAATTTTTTTATTTTTTTAAAAAAAAATTAGGGAATAACTTAAATAAATATCCATTTTATGGATTTGATTTAACTTATGATATATTATATAGACTTTTTGAAAATAAAAATTTATTTCAAACAATAGATCAAAAATCTTTTTCAGGATTAGTAAGCAAATATAAATATCATAAAATTTTTGATAAAGGAGGATACGTTAATAAAGGATTCTGGATAATACGTTTATAA
- a CDS encoding alpha/beta hydrolase, translating to MFSTNKLSIKHIIKKPISSINENEPDLFLMIHGYGSNENDLFFLQKNIPNNFFIISIQGLYTIGEKKYSWYDIDFSDEKKFINILQAKNTIQKISFFIDEAIKNYQLKKNKVWLCGFSQGAILSYAIAFKKPKKIKKVIALSGYLENNLLPKEINSSIYTDLEFFISHGKYDTIIPITKAKQGLKFLKKNKIFYSYKEYESGHTLNNLNLQDLVNWIKKKHTDEKKI from the coding sequence ATGTTTTCAACAAATAAACTTTCTATTAAACACATTATAAAAAAACCCATTAGTTCCATTAATGAAAATGAACCCGATCTTTTTCTAATGATCCATGGATATGGAAGTAATGAAAACGATCTATTTTTTTTACAAAAAAATATTCCAAACAATTTTTTTATAATTAGTATTCAAGGACTTTATACGATTGGAGAAAAAAAATATTCTTGGTATGATATTGATTTTTCTGATGAAAAAAAATTTATTAATATTTTGCAAGCTAAAAATACTATTCAAAAAATATCTTTTTTCATCGATGAAGCAATTAAAAATTATCAATTAAAAAAAAATAAAGTATGGTTATGTGGATTTAGTCAAGGTGCTATTCTTAGCTATGCTATAGCCTTTAAAAAACCTAAAAAAATAAAAAAAGTAATAGCTTTAAGTGGATATTTGGAAAATAATCTTTTACCAAAAGAAATAAATTCAAGTATTTACACTGATTTAGAATTTTTTATTTCTCATGGAAAATATGATACGATAATTCCTATAACTAAAGCAAAACAAGGATTAAAATTTCTTAAAAAGAATAAAATATTTTATTCATATAAAGAATATGAATCTGGACATACTTTAAACAACTTAAATTTACAAGATCTTGTTAATTGGATAAAAAAAAAACATACTGATGAAAAAAAAATTTGA
- a CDS encoding ABC transporter ATP-binding protein, with translation MIYAKNIYKSFGKNEILKGINIFVKKGKMVCILGESGTGKSTLLHILGTLEKPTIKKNIKTILKINKEEVLFLSDEKLSLIRNQVIGFIFQTPQLLPEFTALENICLPGFINKKNVKKKAKSLLKQLNLSKYENSKPEELSGGQKQRLAIARALINKPKVIFADEPSGNLDIKNAEKLHNFFSFLRKKFKQTFLIVTHNLQLADIADEKFEIKNGKIYKKK, from the coding sequence ATGATTTATGCTAAAAATATTTACAAATCTTTTGGAAAAAATGAAATTTTAAAGGGAATAAACATTTTTGTAAAAAAAGGTAAGATGGTTTGTATTTTGGGAGAATCTGGAACAGGTAAAAGTACTTTATTGCATATATTAGGAACATTAGAAAAACCCACTATAAAAAAAAATATAAAAACTATTTTAAAAATAAATAAAGAAGAGGTATTATTTCTTTCAGATGAAAAGCTTTCTTTGATAAGAAATCAAGTAATAGGTTTTATTTTTCAAACTCCTCAATTACTTCCTGAATTTACAGCATTAGAAAATATTTGTTTACCGGGTTTTATAAATAAAAAAAATGTAAAAAAAAAGGCTAAAAGTTTATTAAAACAATTGAATCTTTCTAAATATGAAAATTCAAAACCAGAAGAATTATCTGGAGGTCAAAAACAAAGATTAGCTATAGCAAGGGCTTTAATTAATAAACCTAAAGTTATTTTTGCAGATGAGCCTTCTGGAAATTTGGATATTAAAAATGCAGAAAAATTACATAATTTTTTTTCTTTCCTTAGAAAGAAATTTAAACAAACTTTTTTAATTGTAACTCATAATCTACAATTAGCAGATATAGCGGATGAAAAATTCGAAATAAAAAATGGAAAAATATATAAAAAAAAATAA
- the sucC gene encoding ADP-forming succinate--CoA ligase subunit beta yields MNLHEYQGREILNSFSIPIPYGMLATSTEEAVKIAKIIFNKTKKKSLVIKAQIHAGGRGKAGGIQIAKTINEVYEKSKKLLGKFLVTTQTSKKGKLVRKILLSEDVYFSEKILPSEYYLSILLNRDIEKNIIIYSKEGGVNIEKLSINSPYKIYTEEIDPILGLQLFQTRKIGFNLGMDDKESLKNFSYFLITLYKAYKICDALLLEINPLIKTFNNRILPVDIKIVLDDNALFRHKKYAMMHDQDDIDFIEKKAFEAKLNFLKLEGNVGCMVNGAGLAMATMDMIKSCGGEPANFLDIGGSADKKRVEEAFYIILKDQSVKAILINIFGGIVRCDTVAEGIINSYSKIDHDIDIPVVVRLQGTNEKIAKKMLKNSLLPIYSTDTLKEAADKIKEIFSLR; encoded by the coding sequence ATGAATTTACATGAATATCAAGGTAGAGAAATATTGAATTCTTTTTCTATTCCAATTCCTTATGGCATGCTAGCAACTTCTACAGAAGAAGCTGTGAAAATAGCAAAAATTATTTTTAATAAAACTAAAAAAAAATCTTTAGTAATTAAAGCACAAATACATGCAGGGGGACGAGGGAAAGCTGGTGGGATTCAAATAGCAAAAACTATCAATGAAGTTTATGAAAAATCAAAAAAACTTTTAGGAAAATTCCTTGTAACTACACAAACTTCTAAAAAAGGAAAATTAGTTAGAAAAATTTTATTATCTGAAGATGTTTATTTTTCCGAAAAAATACTTCCTTCAGAATATTATTTATCCATATTACTCAATCGTGATATAGAAAAAAATATAATAATCTATTCCAAAGAAGGAGGTGTGAATATAGAAAAACTATCGATAAATAGTCCGTATAAAATATATACAGAAGAAATAGATCCAATATTGGGATTGCAATTATTTCAAACTAGAAAAATAGGTTTTAATCTAGGTATGGATGATAAAGAATCCTTAAAAAATTTTAGTTATTTTTTAATTACTCTTTATAAAGCTTATAAAATTTGTGATGCTTTATTATTAGAAATAAATCCTTTAATAAAAACATTTAATAATAGAATTCTACCGGTAGATATAAAAATTGTATTAGATGATAATGCTTTATTTCGTCATAAAAAATATGCTATGATGCATGATCAAGATGATATCGATTTTATTGAAAAAAAAGCTTTTGAAGCTAAATTAAATTTTTTAAAATTAGAAGGAAATGTAGGATGTATGGTAAATGGAGCTGGGTTAGCTATGGCTACTATGGATATGATTAAATCTTGTGGGGGGGAGCCGGCTAATTTTCTAGATATAGGAGGGTCTGCGGATAAAAAACGTGTAGAAGAAGCTTTTTATATTATATTAAAAGACCAATCTGTGAAAGCAATATTGATAAATATATTTGGAGGGATCGTACGTTGTGATACGGTAGCAGAAGGAATAATTAATTCATATTCTAAAATAGATCATGATATTGATATTCCAGTTGTTGTTCGTTTACAAGGAACAAACGAAAAAATAGCAAAAAAAATGCTTAAAAATAGTTTATTGCCTATTTATTCTACTGATACATTGAAAGAAGCAGCTGATAAAATTAAAGAAATTTTTAGTCTAAGATAG